CAGCGGGTGGCCGTGCACCATCGGGCGAAACACCCGCGCCCAGGCGAACTTCTGCGCGTGGGACTGCTCCCACTCACCCGCGGCGATACCGGGACTGCCTTCGAAGGTGGCTCCGTAACCCCAGATGAGAAACGGCGTGTCGGCCGGGAAGCCGTCGGAGGACGTCGGCAGCGGCGGCATCTGCACCGGAAAGGACCACACCTGGCCGTCGGGGTGATCGCCGCGGCGGAGGAACAGCGCACTGGCCCGCGCGACGATCGTGCCGTGCTGTGTCAGGGCGGCGTCGATCAGCCTGATGCGGCGGCCTTCCCGCTGTATCGAGGTCTGAATCTGCACCGGCCGCAGCAGCGCTGGCCGCAACAGGTCGACGGTCAGGCGGGCGGGCTGGAATTCGGGATCGATGCCCGATTGTTCTATGCCCCAACCCAACAAACCTCCGACGATCTGGCCGCCCATCGCCGCACCCCAGGGCCCCTGCGTCAGCGGGCCCGGAATATAGGTGTCGCCGTCGGCAGTGAAGAACGCCTCGGGCGTGATGGCGGAATCCTCGATCGTCACCGCATCACGATAGGACACACGCCGAAGCTGCCCTGGTTCCGGCATCTAGTGCGCAGCGAAGTCAACCGCTGCACGCACGATTGTTGCGGGTAGTGGTCGGTCGCCTGGTGGCCCTGGCCTGGTATCGCGACGATGGTGGTGCCTGGGATTCGAGCGGCGGCAGCCGCCGTGGCGGCGCGCAAATAGCCTGGACTCCGGGCGCCGAGCAGCATCCGGGCCGGCACGGTGATGTCGGCGAGCCGGTCCGTTGGCTGGACGGCGTCGATCGCCGCAAGCACGCGGACGGCGGTAGGTGCGATCGACTCGGCAACGTGCAAAGACTCCCTGCGGCTTGGGCGACCGCCGCGACGTCCTCGGCTTCGCGCCGCAAGCTGCGGGGTCCGGCTTCGACGGTGCTCAGGCTACGGCCGCGCCGGTCCATCGATCCCTTCCCGGGTGTCTTACCGGCCATCTATCCCACAGAACTGCCATCGTCGGCCGGCCGGGGTGGCCAAAGCCCGAAGTAGACATGAAACCGGAGTGGTTCAATGGGCTCTGCGTCTCCGTACTGACAAAGGACTGGATGTGGCGGAACCGAATGCGGTGGTCGGCGTTTCACGCGAGGCCAACCCGTTCTCGATGACGGGCGTGTCCCGCGACCGCGACGGCATCCCGCGGTACGACGATGTGCCGGCCACACTGCTGGACATGCTGGCCGAGCACGTCGATAGCCGCCCAGGCAGCGAGGCCGTGGTCGAAATCGGTGCCGGCCGATTGACCTACCGGCAGCTGTGGGACCGCGCCTCGCGGGTCGCCGGTGGGCTGCGCGCGGCCGGTGTGCAACCCGGCGACCGCGTCGCGGTGCGCTACCCCGCGGGAATCGATTGGGTGCTGGCGTTTTGGGGCACGGTGATGGCCGGCGGCATTGCGGTGGCCGTCAATACGCGCTCGGCGCAGCCCGAGATCGAGTTCGTGCTGTCCGACGCGGGCGCGCGGGCGGACCTGTCCGCCCAGACGCCGCTGCCCGACGGGCAACCGTATGTCGCCGAGGGGCTCGAAAAGGCCGACATCGCCGCGTTGTTCTACACCTCGGGAACGACCGGCCAGCCCAAGGGCGTGCCAACGACCCACGAGGCGTTCGTCACCAACACCGAGAATGGGATCCGCTGCTTGGGGTTCCCCAGGGATATCGGCGACGGACTGCGCACCCTGATCTCTGTCCCGCTTTTTCACGTAACCGGTTGTAACTCACAGCTTTTGGCGGCTATTCGGGTCGGCGGAACCTCGGTGATCATGCCCGCGCTCAACCTGGACGAGCTGATCGCAGCGCTCACCGCCGAGCGTATTTCGCTGATGGTGACCGTCCCAGCGATCTACTCGTTAATGCTGCGGCACAAGGCGTTCGCCGACACCGATGTATCCGGTGTCCGCTGGGTGGGCTATGGCGGAGCGCCCATCGCGCCAACGTTGGTGCGGTCGGTGAAGAACGCCTTCCCGTACGCCACGGTGTTCAACGGCTACGGCATGACCGAGTCCGCCTCGCTGATGACCGTGCTGCCCGATCAGGACGCGATCGAACACGCCGACTCGGTGGGCTATGCCGTCCCCTCGGTGGACCTCGGCGTGATCCCCAGCGGAGATGACGCAGGCGTCGGCGAGCTGGTGGCGCGCGGGGCCAATCTGACTGGCGGATACTGGCATCGGCCGCAGGTCAGCGGGGCGACGATCGTCGACGGCTGGTTGCACACGGGTGACGTGGTTCGGGTCGACGCCGCGGGCCGCGTGCACATCGTCGACCGGCTCAAGGACATCATCAATCGCGGCGGAGAGAACGTCTCCAGTGTCGAGGTCGAGGCCGTGCTGCTGGCCGCCCCCGACGTCGCGGATGCCTGCGTGCTGGCGGTGCCCGACGAGGTCATGGGGGAGAAGGTGGGAGCCGTGTTGTTCGGCGGCGAGTCGCGGATCGATGTGCAGGCTGTCCTCGAGCATTGTCACGGGCGGCTTGCCGACTACAAGATTCCGCAATACGTCACGGTGGTATCAGAAGCGCTGCCGCGCAACGCCGGTGGCAAGCTACTCAAAGCCCGGCTCCGCGGCGAAGTGCAGTGGGGTGCCCCGCTCCGATGACTGCGACGTTGCTGATCGCCAATCGTGGCGAGATCGCGCTTCGGATAATCCGCACCGCAACCGAATTGGGCATGCCAACGGTCGCGGTCTACGCCGAGGACGACGCCGAGAGCCCGCACGTGCATGCGGCGGACGAAGCGATCGGTCTGCCGGGCAGCGGTCCCGAGGCCTACCTGGACCAGTCGTCGATCCTGGCGGCCGCGAAACATGCCGGCGCGCAGCTGATTCATCCGGGCTACGGCTTCCTTTCCGAGAACGCCGATTTCGCGCGGGCATGCGCGGCCGCCGGGTACACGTTCGTGGGGCCGGACGCCGACGTGCTCGAGATGGTCGGCAACAAATCCTCGGCGCGCACCGCCGCGATCGCCGCCGGCGTGCCGGTGCTGCCCGCCACCGTTGGACCCAGCAGTGTCGAGGACGTCCGCGCCTTCTTCGCCGCCCACGACGGCGCGGTCATGATCAAGGCGCTGGCCGGCGGGGGCGGCCGCGGTATGCGCAGGGTGGACGACGCCGATCAGATCGACAATGCCTACCGCCAGTGCGCCGCGGAGGCGCGACTGGGCTTCGGCGATCCGGCGGTGTTCGCGGAGGCGCTGCTCGATGATGCCAGGCATATCGAGGTGCAGATCGTGGCCGCGGCGGCCGGGCCCCGATCGCATGCGCTCGCCCTCGGCGATCGCGACTGCAGCATCCAGCGTCGCTACCAGAAGCTCGTCGAAATCGCGCCCGCGCAAGGGCTTTCGGATACGGTGCGGCGTGAACTACACGTGGCGGCGGCCCGGCTGTGCGGCAGAGCCGGCCTGCGCGGCCTGGCCACCGTCGAATTCCTGGTGGCCGGTGAGGAATTCGTCTTCCTCGAGATCAACCCCCGCATTCAGGTGGAGCACACAATCACCGAGGAGACCACCGGAGTGGACCTGGTGGCCGCTGCGCTCGCCATCGCCGCCGGCGCCTCCTACTACCAGCTGGGATTGCCATCCGGCATCGCCTCTGACGGTGACGAAGTCATCGGCGAGCCCGCCGCCCGGCGTGGCATCGCGATACAGGCTCGGGTCAACATGGAAACCCTGACTGCGGACGGGACCGTGGTGCCGGCGGCGGGCGCCTTGACGGTGTTCTCGCCGCCGAGCGGCCCGGGAGTGCGCGTCGACACCTTCGGCCGCACCGGCCTGACGTTGAGTGCGCGCTACGACTCGCTGCTGGCCAAGGTCGTCACTCACGTTCACGGCTCGTCGTTCTCGGCGGCATTGCGCAAGTCGCGCACCGCGCTCGCCGAATTCGGTGTCGAGGGCGTCCGGACGAACATCAATTTCCTACAGGAGCTGCTGTCCCACAGCAAAATTCAGTCGGGTGTGGTGACGACGGGCTTCCTCGACGCGAAGCTTCCCGAGCTGGCGGCCGCGGCGCTGACACACGAGCACGACACCCGGGTCGCGCCCGTCGAGTTGTATCCCGGTGAGGAAGCGTTGCGTGCGCAGCTCGCCGGCACGGTGGTGGAGATGGCGGCCGAGGGCACCGAGCTTTCTCCCGGTGAGCAACTGGGCGTGCTCGAAGCGATGAAAATGCAGCACGTGCTCGTCGCACCGGATGCGCTGCGAACGGTCCGCAACCTCGTGGCGCCCGGCCAGGTCGTCGGCACCGGAGATCCGCTGGTGGTCTTCACGCGCACCGGAGCCGGCGTCGGCAGCGAGTCCGCCATTGCGGCAGTCGATCTCGACCGGCCACGCGCGGACCTCGACGAGGTCCGGCGACGACATCTGCTCACCCTCGACGAGGGCCGTACAGCGGCAGTGGCCAAGCGCCACGACCGGGGTCGCCGCACCGCGCGGGAGAACATCGCCGATCTGATCGACGACGGTAGCTTCGTCGAGTACGGCGCGCTGGCCATCGCCGCGCAACGCAGCCGGCGCACCGACGACGATCTGATCGCCAACACCCCGGCCGACGGCCTGGTCGCCGGCCTGGCGACGATCGGCGCCGACCGATTCGGGCGGTCGGCCGCCGAGGCGGTGGTGGTGTCCTACGACTACAGCGTGCTAGCCGGGACGCAGGGCATGCGTAACCACGCCAAGACGGACCGTGTCTTCGACCTGGCCGCCCGAAAACGCCTGCCCGTGGTGCTGTTTGCCGAGGGTGGCGGTGGACGGCCGGGCGACACCGACGCCGGCGGCGCGGCCGGGCTGGACGTGCCGACCTTCCGGGTGCTCGCCGGACTGCGTGGCCGGGTGCCGCTGGTGTCCGTCGTCTCCGGGCGTTGCTTCGCCGGCAATGCCGCCCTGGCCGGGGTGTGCGATGTGATCATCGCGACCCCGGACGCCAACATCGGAATGGGCGGGCCGGCGATGATCGAGGGCGGGGGGCTCGGGGTGTACCCACCCGAGGCGATCGGACCGATCGACGTGCAGCGGCACAACGGAGTGGTGAGCCTGGTCGCGCGTGACGAGGGCCACGCGGTGTCGCTGGCCAAACAGTACTTGTCGTATTTCCAGGGCAGCGTCGACGACTGGGCAGCACCCGAGCCACGGCTGGCGCGACATGTGGTGCCGGAGAACCGGTTACGTGCCTATGACGTGCGTCGGGCGATCGAGTCGATCGTCGACATCGGCTCCGTCCTCGAGCTGCGCCCCGACTACGGCGTCGGCATCGTCACCGCGCTCGTTCGGGTAGAGGGAGTGGCCTACGGGCTCATCGCCAACAGCAGTCACCATCTGGGCGGCGCGATCGACGCCGAGGCCGCCGACAAGGCGGGCGACTTTCTCACACTGTGCGAATCGTTTCGGCTACCGGTGATTTCGTTGTGCGACACACCGGGCTTCATGGTCGGGCCGGATGCCGAGAAGCAGGCCGCGGTCCGCCGGTTCGGCCGGATGTTCGTGCTCGGTGCGCGGCTGACGGTGCCGCTCGGAATGATCATCTTGCGCAAGGGCTATGGGCTGGGCGCGATGGCCATGGCCGGGGGTTCTTTTCATGCGCCGCAGTTCACCGTCGCCTGGCCGACGGGGGAGATCGGCGGCATGGGATTGGAAGGCGCGGTACGCCTTGGCTTCAGCAGGGAACTCGCCGCCGCGGCCGATCCGGGCGAACGTGAGCACCTATTCGAGAAGCTTGTCGCGGCGGCCTACCAGCACGGTAAAGCGCTGCGGGCCGCCACGACGTTCGAGCTCGACGACGTAATAGACCCCTCAGACTCCCGGGCCTGGATCACCAGGTTGCCGGGAGCCTGAAGGGTCGTGTCGAAGGGTTATCAGGCGTGGCCGGAACCGCAGCCAACGCCCGGCAGACAGCCGGTACCACCCGGAACGCCACCCGGGCCGGCGTTCTGCCCGCCGGAGCCACAGCCGACGCCCGGCAGGCAGCCCTGGCCACCCGGACCGCCGCCCGGACCGTTGTACTGCCCGCCAGAGCCGCAGTTGCCGTTGGCGTCGCAGCCACCGCCACCCGGGTCGTCCTTGAAGACAACGTGAGTGGGCGTCGGGCCGGTCATTGACAAGCCGGTCGCAAAACTATCCGCACCGGCCAACGGGGCAGCGGCGATCGCCGCAGCAACGGCGCCGCCGACCACCAGTGGTTTCATGAAGGTTAATTTCGCTAACATGCGACTCGCATACCCACGCACGCGCGCGTACAAAACCTCTCTCGCAAGATTGGTTGCATTCGACGCTCTCCGCTGGCGAAGCCGGGCCCGCTACTCAACAAAAGGCGTACCAACGTGACCTCACTGGATCTGACCGGCCGTACTGCGATCATCACCGGCGCTTCGCGCGGAATCGGATTGGCGATTTCGCAACAGCTGGCGGCCGCCGGCGCCAATGTGGTGCTCACCGCTCGCAAACAGGAGGCGGCGGAGCAGGCCGCGGCGCAAGTCGGCGAGCGGGCATTGGGCGTGGGCGCACACGCGGTCGACGAGGACGCCGCGCGCAGCTGCGTTGACCTCACCCTGGAAAGGTTCGGCAGCGTCGACATCCTGATCAACAACGCCGGCACCAATCCGGCATACGGCCCGCTGATCGACCAGGATCACGCGCGGTTCACCAAGATCTTCGAGGTCAATCTGTGGGCCCCGTTGCTGTGGACGTCGCTGGTTGTCAAGGCGTGGATGGGGGAGCATGGGGGCGCGATCGTCAACACCGCCTCGATCGGCGGCCTGCACCAGTCTCCGGCGATGGGGATGTACAACGCCACTAAGGCGGCGCTGATCCACGTCACCAAACAACTGGCCCTCGAACTGTCACCGCGCATCCGGGTCAATGCCATCGCGCCGGGGGTGGTGCGCACCAAACTCGCCGAAGCGCTGTGGAAGGACCACGAAGATCCGCTGGGCTCGTCGATTCCGCTCGGGCGCATCGGTGAGCCGAGCGACGTCGCGAACGCCGTGGCGTTTCTGGTCTCCGACGCGGCGAGCTGGATCACGGGTGAGACGATGGTGATCGACGGCGGCCTGCTGCTGGGCGCCGCGCAGGGCTTCCAGATGCGGCCCGAGGGCAAACCATGAGCGCGCCGGACTTCCCGGCCGACCTGGACAAGCGGGTGCGGGCGCTGCTGGACGAGCACGACCCGGCGACCACCGACCCACGCGATTTCCTTGGCGCGCAATTCGATGCCGGGCTGGCCTGGGTGCACCTGCCGCCGGGTTTCGGCGGACTGGAGCTGCCGCGCAAGGCGCAGGAAACGGTGAACGCGCGGCTGGCCGTCGCGGGCGCGCCGGTGGGCGGCACCCCAAAGAATTTCATCGGGATGGGCATGGCGGCGCCGACCATCGCCGCCTTCGGCACCGCTGAGCAGAAGCGAAAGTTCTTGCGCCCGTTGTTCACCGGCGAGCACGTGTACTGCCAGCTGTTCAGCGAACCGGGGGCGGGATCGGACCTGGCCGGGGTGGCCACCCGCGCGGTCCGCGACGGTGACGACTGGATCGTCAACGGGCAGAAGGTGTGGACGTCGATGGCGCAGCACGCCCAGATGGCCATCCTCGTCGCCCGCACCGACCCGACGGCGCCCAAACATGCGGGTCTGACCTACTTCCTCTGCGACATGACGCAACCGGGCGTGGACGTCCGCCCGCTGCGTCAGATCACCGGTGAGGCGGAATTCAACGAGGTGTTCCTCACCGATGTCCGGGTGCCCGACGCGAATCGGCTCGGCGCGGTGGGCGGTGGCTGGCGAGTCGCGACCACTACGCTCAACAACGAGCGCGTCGCGATCGGTGCCAGCTCCGGTGGCCCGCGGGAGGGCGGGATGATCGGGAAGATCACCCGGGCCTGGCGCGACGATCCGGGGCTGCGCAACGGCGCGATGCACGACGAGTTGATGCGGCTCTGGGTTGATGCGGAAGTCCTTCGGTTGGCCGGGGAGCGGCTGGGGCAGCAGGCGGTAGCGGGCCAGCCCGGACCGGAAGGCGCCGGCATGAAGGTCGCCTTCGCCAAACTCGCGCAATCCCTTTCGGGTTTCGACATCGAGCTGCACGCCGAGTCTGGCCTGCAGTACGACGACTGGACGATGCGCAGGACAGAAGTCGTCGACTTGATCGGCCGCGAACCCGGGTACCGCTACTTGCGGGCGCGCGGCAACTCGATCGAGGGCGGCACGTCGGAAATCTTGCGCAACACCATTTCTGAGCGGATTCTTGGTCTGCCCGGTGAACACCGCGTCGACAAGGATGTCGCCTGGAAGGACCTAAACCGATGAGCATTGGCGACTTGCTTTACTCCGATACCGAGGAGGCGTTGCGCGACAGCGTCCGCAATCTGTTCGCCGAGGAGTGTGCACCCGAGGCGGTGATAAAGTCCTATGACCCTGCACCACAAGACTTTTCCGATGTCTGGCGACGGCTGGCCGGCGAGTTGGGGGTGGCCGGCCTGCTGGTACCGGAATCGCTGGGGGGTGCCGGCGCGGGTGCCCGCGAAGCCGCGGTGGTGATGGAGGAGATCGGCCATGCTGTCGCGCCGGTGCCGTTCTTGTCCAGCGCGGTGCTCGCCACGGTCGCGCTGCTGCGGGCCGGCGAGACCGAAACCCTTTCTGCCCTCGCCGAGGGCGAGCTCACCGCGGCGTTGGTGGTTCCGCTGTCCACGGCGCCGGGCGATCCGATCGCGGGAGTGGGTGTCGGTGCCGACGGCTTGACCGGGACGGTCACCAGCGTCGCCGGCGCCGCCGAAGCCGACGTATTGGTGGTGCCGGTCGCGGGCGCCGACGGGCTCGAATTGCACACCGTCTCCAGCGCAGCGTCGGGGGTTCAGGTGTCGCCGTTGCTGGCCCTGGATATGACGAGACCCCTTGCGAATATCCAATTTTCGGCGGTGTCGTCGACACCCGTCGGACCGGCGGACGCGGCCGTGGACGCCGCGCTGGAGGTCGGTGCGGCGCTACTGGCGTCCGAGCAACTGGGGGTGGCGCAGTGGTGTTTCGAGACCACACTTGCCTATGTCAAGCAGCGCAAGCAGTTCGGCCGCGCGATCGGCTCCTATCAGGCGATCAAGCATCGGTTGGCGGATCTGTGGTTTGACGTCGGTGCGGCGACGGCGGCCGCACGCTACGCCGCGGACACCTGCGCCCGGGACGACCCGGACGCGAGCATCGCCGCGGCCATCGCGCAGGCCTATTGCAGCGGCAGCGCGGTGCACGCGGCCGAGGAGTGCGTGCAGCTCCACGGCGGCATCGGCATGACCTGGGAGTATCCGGCCCACCTGTACCTCAAGCGAGCCAAGAGCGATCAGTTGGCCTTCGGCACCGCCTACCGCCATCGCGCCCGCCTGGGCCGCCTGGTGGACCTGCCGGCCGGCTGAGCGCCATGCGGGTGTTGTTGTCGACATACGACTCGCGCGGTGGCGTCGAACCACTGCTGGGACTCGCGGTGCAGCTGCGCGCACTCGGCGCCGAGGTGCTGCTGTGCGCGCCGCCGGACGACGAATTCGCCGAGCGGGCCGCCGGTTTCGGGGTTGCGCTGGTGGGATTCGGTCCGTCGGTGCGCGCGATGACGACCGGGGCGGCGCGGGCATCGGAGCAGGACGTGCGCGAGCACATGCTCGGGTTGCTCGCCGCGCAATTCGACACGGTTGCCGCCGCCGCGCAGGGATGCGACGCGCTGGTGTCGACCGGGCTGATGTGGACGGCGGCCGGCGCGCGGTCAGTGGCCGACAAGCTCGGCATCCACTACGTCTACGCGAGCTATCACCCGACCCACCTGCCGTCGCCGTACCACCCGCCCCCGGAATACGTCGGCCGCGGGATGGGCGTCAGCGAGGTCGACAACCGGATGATGTGGAACCACAACGCCCACAACGCCAATGTGTTGTTCGGTCCGACGCTCAACAGTCACCGCGCGGCGATCGGCCTGGCCCCCGTTGACAACGTGCGTGCTTACGCCTACACCGCCCAGCCGTGGCTGGCCGCCGACCCGACTTTGGGCCCCTGGCAGCCGCTGGTCGACCTGGGCGTCGTGCAAACCGGGGCGTGGCTGCTGCATGACGAACGCCCGCTCTCGGCCGAGCTGGAGGAGTTCCTGGATGCCGGCACACCACCGGTGTACCTGGGGTTCGGCAGCATGCCACTGTGGGGTGCCAAGGAGGTCGTCCCGATGGCGATCGAGGCGATCCGCGCCCAGGGCCGGCGCGTGCTGCTGTCGCAGGGCTGGGCCGAACTGGCTCTCAGCGATGACCGCGAGGACTGCATGGGCGTCGGTGAGGTAAACCAGCAGGCGCTGTTTGCCCGGGTGGCTGCGGTCGTGCACCACGGCGGTGCCGGCACGACGACGACGGCCGCCCGAGCCGGCGCGCCTCAGCTGGTGGTGCCGCAGGGGGCCGACCAGGTGTACTGGGCCTGCCGGGTGGCCGAGCTGGGCATCGGCACCGCGTGCGACGGCCCGACTCCGCCCCCTGGCTCCCTGCCGACCGCCCTCGAGGTGACCCTGTCGGACGAGACCCGCGCGCAAGCGCGGGCCGTGGCGGCCGCGATCCGCGCCGACGGGGCGACTGTGGCCGCGAAGTTACTGCTCGACGCGGTGAACCGCGAAAAGCGTTAGCGCGGCAGCGCCGCGGCGAAGACCTCGGCCATCGCCTCCCAATGCCGCTCCGCGGCGGCCGTGTCATACGGCGCGTTGTCCGGGACCGCGAAGCCGTGGGCCCCCTGGTACCACTCGATGGTGTGCCGCACACCGGCCGCCGTCAGCGCCTTGTCGAGTTGTTCGGCGTGGTCGGTCGTGAACGACGCGTCGTTCTCGGCGCCGCCCACGTAGACCGTGGCGTTCATCCGGTGGGCCAGCAGGTGCGGGCTGTCCGCGGTGTCGCTCACCAGGCCGCCGCCGTGGAAGGACGCCGCGGCGGCCACGCGGTCCGGAACACGGCCGGCCACCGTCAGCGAGATGCGCCCGCCCATGCAGTAGCCGCACACGCCAAAACGTTCGCCGGATACCTCGGGGCGATCCGCCAGGTAGTCGAAGAACGCCCGGGCGTCGCTGGTGACTTTGTCCTGGGTGAGGCTGCCGATCATCGAAAACAGCCGCTTGCGTTCTTGTTCGTCGCCGAACACGTTGGCCATGTCGAACGGGGCCCAGTCGCCGTCGCGGTAGTACACGTCCGGCAGCAGCACGGCGTAACCGAACCCGGCCAGTTTGGCCGCCATTTGCTGGAAGGTGTCGCGCACTCCGCCGGCGTCGGGGTACATGATTACGCCGGGGTGGGGCACTTGGCTGTCCGGACCTCCGGGAGTGAACAGATGGACGGTGCAGGTCCCGTCGGCGGTGGTGATGGTGTCGGTGATGTTCGGCATGGCACCCGTTCTACTCCGCGCAATCGCGGCGCAATTAATCGGCGTCGGCCCTCCCCGGCGAGCGGGAGGTGCCCCCACGCGCGCCGGCTTCGCCGCGCTCGCGATCGCCGCTAAGCTGACCGCGTGTCGATCGCCGCGCCCTACGAGGACTTACTGCGCCTGGTCCTCGAGACGGGTTCGGCCAAATCGGATCGCACCGGGACCGGAACCCGCAGCCTGTTCGGCCAGCAGTTGCGCTATGACCTGTCGGCCGGTTTCCCGCTGCTGACCACCAAGAAGGTCCATCTCAAATCCGTGGTCTATGAGTTGCTGTGGTTCCTGCGGGGCGACTCCAACGTCGGCTGGCTACAGGAGCACGGCGTCACGATTTGGGACGAATGGGCCAGTGACACAGGCGATCTCGGCCCGATCTACGGCG
The DNA window shown above is from Mycobacterium sp. Aquia_216 and carries:
- a CDS encoding thioesterase family protein yields the protein MTIEDSAITPEAFFTADGDTYIPGPLTQGPWGAAMGGQIVGGLLGWGIEQSGIDPEFQPARLTVDLLRPALLRPVQIQTSIQREGRRIRLIDAALTQHGTIVARASALFLRRGDHPDGQVWSFPVQMPPLPTSSDGFPADTPFLIWGYGATFEGSPGIAAGEWEQSHAQKFAWARVFRPMVHGHPLTPFTRLAFVGDITSSLTHWGTGGLRYINADYTVTASRLPDGEFVGLAAQSHYGTDGVATGAATLFDRHGPIGTSSALAVAQPADAFKPTYA
- a CDS encoding alpha/beta fold hydrolase, whose product is MLAAIDAVQPTDRLADITVPARMLLGARSPGYLRAATAAAAARIPGTTIVAIPGQGHQATDHYPQQSCVQRLTSLRTRCRNQGSFGVCPIVMR
- a CDS encoding class I adenylate-forming enzyme family protein encodes the protein MTGVSRDRDGIPRYDDVPATLLDMLAEHVDSRPGSEAVVEIGAGRLTYRQLWDRASRVAGGLRAAGVQPGDRVAVRYPAGIDWVLAFWGTVMAGGIAVAVNTRSAQPEIEFVLSDAGARADLSAQTPLPDGQPYVAEGLEKADIAALFYTSGTTGQPKGVPTTHEAFVTNTENGIRCLGFPRDIGDGLRTLISVPLFHVTGCNSQLLAAIRVGGTSVIMPALNLDELIAALTAERISLMVTVPAIYSLMLRHKAFADTDVSGVRWVGYGGAPIAPTLVRSVKNAFPYATVFNGYGMTESASLMTVLPDQDAIEHADSVGYAVPSVDLGVIPSGDDAGVGELVARGANLTGGYWHRPQVSGATIVDGWLHTGDVVRVDAAGRVHIVDRLKDIINRGGENVSSVEVEAVLLAAPDVADACVLAVPDEVMGEKVGAVLFGGESRIDVQAVLEHCHGRLADYKIPQYVTVVSEALPRNAGGKLLKARLRGEVQWGAPLR
- a CDS encoding acetyl-CoA carboxylase family protein, which translates into the protein MTATLLIANRGEIALRIIRTATELGMPTVAVYAEDDAESPHVHAADEAIGLPGSGPEAYLDQSSILAAAKHAGAQLIHPGYGFLSENADFARACAAAGYTFVGPDADVLEMVGNKSSARTAAIAAGVPVLPATVGPSSVEDVRAFFAAHDGAVMIKALAGGGGRGMRRVDDADQIDNAYRQCAAEARLGFGDPAVFAEALLDDARHIEVQIVAAAAGPRSHALALGDRDCSIQRRYQKLVEIAPAQGLSDTVRRELHVAAARLCGRAGLRGLATVEFLVAGEEFVFLEINPRIQVEHTITEETTGVDLVAAALAIAAGASYYQLGLPSGIASDGDEVIGEPAARRGIAIQARVNMETLTADGTVVPAAGALTVFSPPSGPGVRVDTFGRTGLTLSARYDSLLAKVVTHVHGSSFSAALRKSRTALAEFGVEGVRTNINFLQELLSHSKIQSGVVTTGFLDAKLPELAAAALTHEHDTRVAPVELYPGEEALRAQLAGTVVEMAAEGTELSPGEQLGVLEAMKMQHVLVAPDALRTVRNLVAPGQVVGTGDPLVVFTRTGAGVGSESAIAAVDLDRPRADLDEVRRRHLLTLDEGRTAAVAKRHDRGRRTARENIADLIDDGSFVEYGALAIAAQRSRRTDDDLIANTPADGLVAGLATIGADRFGRSAAEAVVVSYDYSVLAGTQGMRNHAKTDRVFDLAARKRLPVVLFAEGGGGRPGDTDAGGAAGLDVPTFRVLAGLRGRVPLVSVVSGRCFAGNAALAGVCDVIIATPDANIGMGGPAMIEGGGLGVYPPEAIGPIDVQRHNGVVSLVARDEGHAVSLAKQYLSYFQGSVDDWAAPEPRLARHVVPENRLRAYDVRRAIESIVDIGSVLELRPDYGVGIVTALVRVEGVAYGLIANSSHHLGGAIDAEAADKAGDFLTLCESFRLPVISLCDTPGFMVGPDAEKQAAVRRFGRMFVLGARLTVPLGMIILRKGYGLGAMAMAGGSFHAPQFTVAWPTGEIGGMGLEGAVRLGFSRELAAAADPGEREHLFEKLVAAAYQHGKALRAATTFELDDVIDPSDSRAWITRLPGA
- a CDS encoding PE-PGRS family protein, which produces MKPLVVGGAVAAAIAAAPLAGADSFATGLSMTGPTPTHVVFKDDPGGGGCDANGNCGSGGQYNGPGGGPGGQGCLPGVGCGSGGQNAGPGGVPGGTGCLPGVGCGSGHA
- a CDS encoding SDR family oxidoreductase, encoding MTSLDLTGRTAIITGASRGIGLAISQQLAAAGANVVLTARKQEAAEQAAAQVGERALGVGAHAVDEDAARSCVDLTLERFGSVDILINNAGTNPAYGPLIDQDHARFTKIFEVNLWAPLLWTSLVVKAWMGEHGGAIVNTASIGGLHQSPAMGMYNATKAALIHVTKQLALELSPRIRVNAIAPGVVRTKLAEALWKDHEDPLGSSIPLGRIGEPSDVANAVAFLVSDAASWITGETMVIDGGLLLGAAQGFQMRPEGKP
- a CDS encoding acyl-CoA dehydrogenase family protein — its product is MSAPDFPADLDKRVRALLDEHDPATTDPRDFLGAQFDAGLAWVHLPPGFGGLELPRKAQETVNARLAVAGAPVGGTPKNFIGMGMAAPTIAAFGTAEQKRKFLRPLFTGEHVYCQLFSEPGAGSDLAGVATRAVRDGDDWIVNGQKVWTSMAQHAQMAILVARTDPTAPKHAGLTYFLCDMTQPGVDVRPLRQITGEAEFNEVFLTDVRVPDANRLGAVGGGWRVATTTLNNERVAIGASSGGPREGGMIGKITRAWRDDPGLRNGAMHDELMRLWVDAEVLRLAGERLGQQAVAGQPGPEGAGMKVAFAKLAQSLSGFDIELHAESGLQYDDWTMRRTEVVDLIGREPGYRYLRARGNSIEGGTSEILRNTISERILGLPGEHRVDKDVAWKDLNR
- a CDS encoding acyl-CoA dehydrogenase family protein → MSIGDLLYSDTEEALRDSVRNLFAEECAPEAVIKSYDPAPQDFSDVWRRLAGELGVAGLLVPESLGGAGAGAREAAVVMEEIGHAVAPVPFLSSAVLATVALLRAGETETLSALAEGELTAALVVPLSTAPGDPIAGVGVGADGLTGTVTSVAGAAEADVLVVPVAGADGLELHTVSSAASGVQVSPLLALDMTRPLANIQFSAVSSTPVGPADAAVDAALEVGAALLASEQLGVAQWCFETTLAYVKQRKQFGRAIGSYQAIKHRLADLWFDVGAATAAARYAADTCARDDPDASIAAAIAQAYCSGSAVHAAEECVQLHGGIGMTWEYPAHLYLKRAKSDQLAFGTAYRHRARLGRLVDLPAG
- a CDS encoding glycosyltransferase, translated to MRVLLSTYDSRGGVEPLLGLAVQLRALGAEVLLCAPPDDEFAERAAGFGVALVGFGPSVRAMTTGAARASEQDVREHMLGLLAAQFDTVAAAAQGCDALVSTGLMWTAAGARSVADKLGIHYVYASYHPTHLPSPYHPPPEYVGRGMGVSEVDNRMMWNHNAHNANVLFGPTLNSHRAAIGLAPVDNVRAYAYTAQPWLAADPTLGPWQPLVDLGVVQTGAWLLHDERPLSAELEEFLDAGTPPVYLGFGSMPLWGAKEVVPMAIEAIRAQGRRVLLSQGWAELALSDDREDCMGVGEVNQQALFARVAAVVHHGGAGTTTTAARAGAPQLVVPQGADQVYWACRVAELGIGTACDGPTPPPGSLPTALEVTLSDETRAQARAVAAAIRADGATVAAKLLLDAVNREKR